In Drosophila simulans strain w501 chromosome X, Prin_Dsim_3.1, whole genome shotgun sequence, one DNA window encodes the following:
- the LOC6725132 gene encoding uncharacterized protein LOC6725132 — protein MAFPRAKKRSRKIEATPMDEYEKKKNRERKHVLRHISRAPGKCALCNQLVFPSSMLLHMIHKHNNSPNTDLAIIYDDQGLRKDFNLNRLKYDEPQALNILLYAGTEGKPQTRPARRFLSFSNYDLPHIFRQYEHHLMMILMICKTSCSSMLPVGKLKKMRNTPENTIYVIWVIGPETTSRMFYTLTAFDRSYIQSRSVIRKTRNFFLSQRPKDFLYNENDYLMLRHEEAMDLMRGEGDELYQTPYIKLELFVHVEPSLVSLPTQLLPKPMMSDKVRKFPLSNKAVDFPLPRMMTEQQLEQVTRMSREGVKADTKAAEESNVISDDEDSDVKKGLLIYLYSVTIPEDQGTQEQVEDAEQATPLEIGPVVTAPHPQDELERHAADQGEDKCRQLLKSMEGCPEASSNEIKNAPKDVAEERSLGDKDFNQQSVNERNEVGDDQKKHNESSEMQSGSHEKAELSQEGSQKSSEIFNLVKPINNRVEQTIKDEVFDWIKVAVRKVAEETITMLHIDSELELQPELETKTGNEAAKPTS, from the coding sequence ATGGCTTTTCCGAGGGCTAAGAAAAGAAGTAGAAAAATCGAGGCGACGCCAATGGATGAGtacgaaaaaaagaaaaatcgtgAACGTAAACATGTCTTGCGTCATATATCGCGGGCACCCGGAAAATGTGCCTTGTGTAATCAATTGGTGTTCCCATCGAGCATGCTGCTTCACATGATCCACAAGCACAACAATAGTCCGAATACCGACTTGGCGATCATCTATGACGACCAAGGACTCCGTAAAGACTTCAATCTAAATAGGTTGAAATACGACGAACCGCAGGCGTTGAATATACTCCTGTATGCTGGCACCGAGGGCAAGCCGCAAACTCGACCAGCTCGCAGGTTTTTGAGTTTTTCCAATTACGATCTCCCTCATATTTTCCGTCAGTACGAGCATCATTTAATGATGATCCTAATGATTTGCAAGACGTCTTGTTCCTCCATGCTGCCCGTCGGGAAGCTGAAGAAAATGCGTAATACGCCGGAGAACACCATATATGTTATCTGGGTGATTGGCCCGGAGACCACGAGTCGAATGTTTTATACGCTGACTGCATTCGATCGCAGCTACATACAATCGCGCAGTGTTATCCGGAAAACAAGGAATTTCTTTCTATCGCAGCGTCCGAAGGACTTTCTTTATAACGAGAATGATTACCTGATGCTTCGTCATGAGGAGGCAATGGATTTAATGAGAGGCGAGGGCGACGAACTGTATCAGACACCGTACATTAAGCTGGAACTATTTGTGCACGTGGAGCCTAGTCTGGTTTCGTTACCCACACAATTGCTTCCGAAACCAATGATGTCAGATAAAGTGCGAAAATTCCCATTGTCAAATAAGGCGGTTGATTTTCCGCTCCCTAGAATGATGACGGAACAGCAACTCGAACAGGTCACAAGGATGTCCAGGGAAGGAGTTAAGGCAGACACTAAGGCCGCGGAAGAATCAAATGTCATCTCTGACGATGAAGATAGTGACGTAAAAAAAGGGCTCCTCATATATCTGTACTCAGTGACGATACCTGAGGACCAGGGAACGCAAGAACAAGTCGAGGACGCAGAGCAAGCAACGCCACTCGAGATTGGTCCCGTAGTCACGGCTCCGCACCCGCAAGATGAATTGGAAAGGCACGCAGCCGATCAGGGAGAAGACAAGTGTCGGCAGCTACTGAAAAGCATGGAAGGCTGTCCAGAAGCTTCTTCAAATGAGATCAAAAATGCTCCCAAGGATGTCGCTGAGGAGAGATCTTTGGGCGACAAGGACTTCAACCAGCAATCAGTCAATGAAAGAAATGAAGTTGGTGATGACCAAAAAAAGCATAACGAGTCCTCAGAAATGCAGTCAGGATCACACGAAAAGGCCGAATTGAGTCAAGAAGGTTCACAAAAAAGCTCTGAGATATTTAACTTGGTAAAACCAATCAACAATCGAGTAGAGCAAACTATTAAGGATGAAGTGTTTGATTGGATCAAGGTCGCAGTACGAAAGGTGGCTGAAGAGACGATAACCATGCTACACATAGATTCTGAATTGGAACTACAACCAGAACTAGAGACGAAAACCGGAAATGAAGCCGCGAAGCCGACAAGCtaa